A portion of the Babylonia areolata isolate BAREFJ2019XMU chromosome 4, ASM4173473v1, whole genome shotgun sequence genome contains these proteins:
- the LOC143280974 gene encoding uncharacterized protein LOC143280974 — protein sequence MDGDQKLQSGSPGSDLLKQSNRLSDLVSENTPSVLSAFAKEVHELKPLSDPTKAVDFEGKHGGDLEANRNTACDEPKKCTTAVADVDSHYNYNQYTTEFVHSLQTPKMASTLDDFEVVSTIGTGSYGTCKKIRRKKDGKIMVWKEMDYGSMSEAEKQLLVSEVNLLRELKHRHIVRYYDRIIDRTHAVIYILMEYCQGGDLATLISRCRKDGTHVDEDFAWRILIQTTLALKECHRRKNGKSILHRDLKPANIFLDKHQNVKLGDFGLARVLQHETSFAQTFVGTPYYMSPELVNNMSYNDKSDVWALGCLLYEMCALHPPFIASNQTELNRKIRIGDFPRIPAKYSSELDRIVRKMLKVEVSHRPSIDDILRDPVVARRYQHIEGSPEHRSSDSGEGGNSSSGGYTRDENKNNNNTAEDSDAPRRVKQLEEECKTKLRQLALREKELESRERSLAMKEKLAEEKLKRAMEMLEHYRRRSESTEQRRYSDLVSPRDPLPSARDAALPSSDVDFMDSPHSCLSKGPKDPESPKKKVTFDFYGKENLRQKTKLTEFRMDGLTTKYDVYAHMALRSDLKDRLLSAKDKPLDLHRIGMDTKLDTRHNARNLLFFR from the exons ATGGATGGTGATCAAAAACTCCAGAGTGGAAGCCCAGGCTCAGATCTGCTGAAGCAGTCAAACAGACTAAGTGATCTTGTGTCTGAAAACACCCCCTCTGTTTTATCGGCTTTTGCAAAAGAAGTGCATGAACTGAAACCACTTTCAGATCCAACAAAGGCTGTGGATTTTGAGGGCAAGCATGGGGGTGATTTAGAGGCTAACAGAAACACAGCTTGTGATGAACCAAAGAAGTGTACCACTGCTGTGGCTGATGTTGATTCCCACTACAATTACAATCAGTATACTACAGAGTTTGTTCATTCTCTCCAGAC ACCCAAGATGGCATCAACGCTGGATGACTTTGAGGTTGTGTCAACCATAGGAACTGGCTCTTATGGAACATGCAAGAAAATCCGCaggaagaaagatggaaag ATCATGGTTTGGAAGGAGATGGACTATGGCTCCAtgtcagaggcagagaaacagttaCTGGTGTCAGAGGTCAATCTGCTGCGAGAACTGAAACACCGCCATATTGTGCGCTACTACGATCGTATCATTGATCGTACACATGCGGTGATTTACATTTTGATGGAATACTGCCAGGGAGGGGATCTTGCCACTCTGATATCTCGCTGCCGAAAAGACGG aactcATGTTGATGAAGACTTTGCGTGGAGAATTCTGATTCAAACAACCTTGGCCCTGAAGGAATGCCACAGACGTAAAAACGGCAAATCAATACTTCACCGAGACCTGAAGCCTGCAAACATCTTTTTGGACAAACATCAGAACGTCAAGCTGGGCGACTTTGGTCTGGCAAGAGTCTTACAACATGAAACCAGCTTTGCTCAGACTTTTGTTGGCACTCCTTATTACATGTCACCG GAACTGGTGAACAACATGTCCTACAATGACAAGTCTGATGTGTGGGCCCTTGGGTGCCTGCTGTACGAGATGTGTGCCCTTCACCCCCCCTTCATCGCCAGCAACCAGACGGAGCTCAACCGCAAAATACGCATCGGGGATTTCCCTCGCATCCCTGCCAAGTACTCCAGTGAACTGGACAGGATTGTGAGGAAAATGCTTAAAGTTGAG GTGTCACACCGTCCAAGTATTGATGACATCTTGAGGGACCCTGTAGTGGCGCGCCGTTACCAACACATTGAAGGCAGCCCAGAACACCGCTCTTCTGATTCTGGTGAAGGTGGTAACAGCAGCAGTGGGGGGTACACCCgtgatgaaaacaagaacaacaacaatacagcagaaGACAGTGATGCACCCAGACGAGTGAAGCAGCTTGAGGAAGAGTGTAAAACGAAACTTCGGCAGCTGGCATTACgagagaaagagctagaga GTCGTGAAAGGAGTCTTGCCATGAAAGAAAAACTTGCAGAGGAAAAACTGAAAAG GGCAATGGAGATGCTAGAGCACTACCGTCGAAGAAGTGAATCGACGGAGCAGCGTCGATACTCAGACCTTGTTTCTCCAAGGGACCCTCTGCCATCTGCGCGAGATGCAGCCCTGCCGTCATCAG ATGTAGATTTCATGGACTCTCCCCACTCCTGCCTCTCTAAAGGACCCAAGGACCCAGAGTCCCCGAAGAAGAAGGTCACGTTTGATTTCTACGGCAAAGAGAACCTCCGACAGAAGACCAAACTGACAGAGTTCCGTATGGACGGTCTGACCACAAAGTACGACGTTTACGCGCACATGGCCCTGCGGTCGGACCTGAAGGACCGGCTGTTGTCTGCCAAAGACAAGCCTCTGGACCTGCACCGCATTGGGATGGACACAAAGCTGGACACCAGACACAACGCACGCAACCTGCTCTTCTTTAGGTAA
- the LOC143280975 gene encoding galectin-4-like, with protein sequence MMAFSNPYAPVVTQVSLPFCSPVPGGLTIDKQIQIQGVVQDNSAANGFSINLCEQAGMEPNCSMHFNPRFSQGCVVRNAMEDGCWGWEERDGGMPIMKGQPFEIIILCASSGYFIAVNGRHFTEFKHRLPMAKAKYLFIDGQFLKINFIKYEGGSMPAPAPAAVPGAYGFGPGPGVAPPPYTAGGFFPPGMKPPGDYGAAPGSNILYNPPVPLTHRIPDGMRPNRMIFISAVANPDAKRFFFNLQSGPSGNINFHFDVRINYGNDRKVVVRNTCTNGGWGPEERSASCFPFSPNASFDMIILAEAGCFKVAVNNTHFISYSHRQPLKKSDTLCVKGDVRITSLRFQ encoded by the exons ATGATGGCTTTCAGTAATCCATATGCACCTGTCGTCACCCAG GTATCGCTGCCCTTCTGCAGCCCAGTGCCAGGAGGCCTGACAATTGATAAACAGATCCAGATCCAGGGTGTTGTACAAGATAACTCTGCTGCAAATGG ATTTTCCATCAACCTGTGTGAACAAGCGGGAATGGAGCCCAACTGTTCCATGCATTTCAATCCTCGCTTCAGTCAGGGGTGTGTGGTGAGAAATGCAATGGAAGAtggatgttgggggtgggaggagcgTGATGGAGGAATGCCAATCATGAAGGGGCAGCCATTTGAAATCATCATCCTGTGTGCTTCCTCTGGCTACTTC ATTGCAGTGAATGGACGCCATTTCACAGAGTTTAAGCATCGCTTGCCCATGGCAAAAGCCAAATACCTGTTCATTGATGGACAGTTCCTGAAGATTAACTTCATCAAGTATGAAGGGGGCAGC AtgcctgctcctgctcctgctgctgttccTGGAGCATACGGATTTGGTCCTGGGCCTGGTGTTGCACCTCCGCCATACACTGCG GGAGGGTTCTTTCCTCCTGGCATGAAGCCGCCTGGTGATTATGGCGCTGCACCGGGCAGTAACATATTGTACAACCCG CCAGTTCCACTGACACACCGCATTCCTGACGGAATGCGTCCAAACAGAATGATCTTCATCAGTGCTGTTGCAAACCCTGATGCAAAGAG ATTTTTCTTCAACCTTCAGAGTGGACCATCAGGAAATATCAACTTCCATTTTGATGTCCGCATAAATTATGGAAATGATCGCAAAGTGGTGGTCCGCAACACCTGCaccaatggggggtgggggccagaGGAACGTAGCGCCAGTTGCTTCCCCTTCAGTCCCAACGCTTCCTTTGATATGATTATTCTGGCTGAAGCTGGCTGTTTCAAG GTGGCAGTGAACAATACCCACTTCATCTCCTACTCTCACCGTCAGCCACTGAAAAAATCAGACACCCTGTGTGTCAAGGGTGATGTCAGAATCACCAGCCTTCGCTTCCAGTGA